The following are from one region of the Variovorax sp. V213 genome:
- a CDS encoding HAD-IIIA family hydrolase, with protein sequence MTESSRPLRFDLIAFDWDGTLYDSTRLIVRCIQAAVIDVGGAKPSENDAAWVIGLGLAEALARAAPDVPKEKYAELGARYRYHYLQHQDDLVLFDGVLQMIDSLRARGHKLAVATGKSRRGLNEALKSVALRDRFDASRTADETFGKPHPRMLLELMEELEVPAKRTLMIGDTTHDLQLALNAGCASVGVSYGAHEPESFDELKPLFVAHSVASLEAWLLDNA encoded by the coding sequence ATGACTGAATCTTCCAGACCCTTGCGTTTCGACCTGATCGCCTTCGATTGGGACGGCACTCTTTATGACTCCACGCGGCTCATCGTGCGCTGCATCCAGGCCGCCGTGATCGACGTCGGCGGCGCCAAGCCGAGCGAGAACGATGCCGCGTGGGTCATCGGCCTGGGCCTGGCGGAAGCCCTGGCGCGCGCGGCCCCCGATGTGCCGAAGGAAAAATACGCCGAACTCGGCGCGCGCTACCGCTATCACTATCTGCAGCACCAGGACGACCTCGTGCTGTTCGACGGCGTGCTGCAGATGATCGACTCCCTGCGCGCACGCGGCCACAAGCTGGCGGTAGCCACGGGCAAGTCGCGCCGCGGACTGAACGAGGCGCTGAAGTCGGTCGCGCTGCGTGACCGCTTCGATGCTTCGCGCACGGCCGACGAGACTTTCGGCAAGCCGCATCCGCGCATGCTGCTGGAACTGATGGAAGAACTCGAGGTTCCGGCCAAGCGCACGCTGATGATCGGCGACACCACGCACGACCTGCAGCTGGCGCTCAATGCCGGCTGCGCCAGCGTGGGCGTGAGCTACGGCGCGCACGAGCCCGAGAGCTTCGACGAGCTGAAGCCGTTGTTCGTGGCCCACTCCGTGGCCAGCCTGGAAGCATGGCTTCTGGACAACGCCTGA
- a CDS encoding RluA family pseudouridine synthase, giving the protein MKNIIGAKQSPAATPNPADQKAAADAGAPHASIKFITVDAESAGQRLDNFLFRHLKGVPKTHVYRIIRSGEVRINKGRAQADSRIEAGDVLRLPPVRISPRAEEGAAPPAPAREFPVLLEDDALIAIDKPAGVAVHGGSGVSFGVIEQLRTARPAAKFLELVHRLDRETSGILLVAKKRSALVALQDQFRERETGKTYLALVEGAWPANKKVLDAPLAKYLLPGDGAGAGERRVRVVAKDHPDAMRAVTLVRVLARLTLPGDAAPLSLLAVTIKTGRTHQIRVHLASAGHAIAGDDKYGDFERQRALQKLGLRRMFLHAWRLQFNHPATGERVALQAGLPPELHALMPPQALEALAQHPTPTAND; this is encoded by the coding sequence GTGAAAAACATTATAGGTGCGAAGCAAAGCCCTGCGGCCACTCCAAATCCCGCAGATCAAAAAGCCGCGGCCGATGCCGGAGCGCCGCACGCGTCCATCAAATTCATTACTGTGGATGCGGAGTCCGCCGGGCAACGGCTGGACAACTTCCTGTTCCGCCATCTGAAGGGCGTGCCCAAGACGCATGTCTACCGGATCATCCGGTCGGGGGAGGTGCGCATCAACAAGGGGCGGGCGCAGGCCGACTCCCGCATCGAGGCCGGCGACGTGCTGCGGCTGCCGCCGGTGCGGATATCGCCGCGTGCCGAGGAGGGCGCCGCGCCGCCTGCGCCGGCGCGCGAATTTCCGGTGCTGCTGGAAGACGACGCGCTGATTGCCATCGACAAGCCCGCCGGCGTGGCGGTGCATGGCGGCAGCGGGGTGAGCTTTGGCGTGATCGAGCAGCTGCGCACGGCACGGCCGGCCGCGAAATTCCTGGAACTGGTGCACCGGCTCGACCGCGAGACCTCAGGCATCCTGCTGGTGGCAAAGAAGCGCAGCGCGCTGGTGGCGCTGCAGGACCAGTTCCGCGAGCGCGAGACGGGCAAGACCTACCTCGCGCTGGTCGAAGGTGCCTGGCCCGCCAACAAGAAGGTGCTCGACGCGCCACTTGCCAAATACCTGCTGCCGGGCGATGGCGCAGGCGCTGGCGAGCGCCGGGTGCGCGTGGTCGCCAAGGACCATCCCGATGCCATGCGCGCGGTGACGCTGGTGCGCGTGCTGGCGCGGCTCACGCTGCCGGGCGATGCCGCGCCGCTGTCACTGCTGGCGGTCACCATCAAGACCGGCCGCACGCACCAGATCCGCGTGCATCTTGCATCGGCCGGCCATGCGATTGCGGGCGACGACAAGTACGGCGACTTCGAACGCCAGCGCGCGTTGCAAAAACTCGGCCTCCGGCGCATGTTTCTGCATGCCTGGCGATTGCAGTTCAACCATCCCGCGACCGGCGAGCGCGTGGCGCTGCAAGCCGGCCTGCCACCCGAACTGCACGCATTGATGCCGCCCCAGGCGCTCGAGGCGCTTGCCCAACACCCGACTCCTACGGCCAATGACTGA